The Naumovozyma castellii chromosome 4, complete genome genome contains a region encoding:
- the PAN2 gene encoding poly(A)-specific ribonuclease (ancestral locus Anc_6.176) produces MNNWQHSFNNPVDLTDHLQKPYLRFDNKTKDATKIVFDDRTNLVWAGDTYGCVSSYDPSFSLYTRFRAHVGAIPVRDLLSHREGILSLSEDSLHFSNRRGVTMFNLTSIDIATFSGLKAMCYSSQEKQHKLYCAGENTSTGITCVDLKKGQFENVVYYNSKVKLLASNNKLICVGKQSGSVDLLDPNSNQIVKSFSAHSSTISGMDIRDYTLVTVGKSERFSNQYADPFVNVYDLRNMKQLPPISFSKGTTMGSGGAEFVQLHPLLPTVMIVATENGSFDFIDLSNPTLRKQYVHPCQSMKQLTLSPNGDHLAILESNNCLSTWSRSPTNSNFTNMPDILEFPDFADDGIQGPVSIDDYDYPLSSVGLPYYHEKLLSAWPRTIFKSPGTIPQRQIDMVNSIDNNHTLILNKLPSNSPLASLASEKFPFYRYDKNKFGHRNVMEKYVSQYDLRKRLTSDMKPEELLRYKAVNESEIPPAFARLPSTYGRFGSTSFDFEAFNKSPFSGLDKDVDNSYTNAILQVYRFVPEIYNFVVGCLKDENLDRTSLLSDLGYLYDMMARSKGNICSSSNFQVSLNSNEEASELNLTQDSNFKNAPNKIENNIPSLDHLQINQDNNKLKENYEKLQKSLSQRFNDFFLGQLIRDEKESTGHNIALEQCFGFHLETNVNASCKDYPRQLTVIPTLTVLSPTRNGVKQNNKKLNNQPILSYIETSMKRIKYINSCCDTCHKQEIVEYERTIKNLPPVLSLELVLTKSEWSTVKTIKNWLSKEFYATMLKDKAIVRSSPNDIKSTNQIFKYELNGYVARINESNNETRLVTYVRIFDSKTNSFKWYMFNDYLVVEVDEADALNISAWWKTPEIIIYCDAEELRKPFFSVDTYSINYDILYRDHFAKGVKDNVRTEYKLLSKAEAPKPGTLIAIDAEFVILNNELSEIDCKGVKTIVRAKKIALARISVIRGEIGEMFGVPFIDDYVVNNNHIEDYLTRYSGIHPGDLCPETSSRPLVTREVIYRKIWLLMQLGCVFVGHGLYNDFKNININVPKTQIRDTAIYFLQGKRFLSLRYLAFVLLGLNIQEGDHDSIEDAHTALILYRKYLDLKEKGALEKTIENLYEEGRASNYKVPENMAKSSTIQ; encoded by the coding sequence ATGAATAACTGGCAACATTCATTTAACAACCCCGTCGATCTAACAGACCACTTACAGAAACCCTATTTGCGCTTTGATAACAAGACTAAAGATGCTACGAAAATAGTATTTGACGACAGGACAAATTTGGTTTGGGCTGGTGATACATATGGTTGTGTCTCGTCATATGATCCCTCTTTCTCCCTCTACACTAGATTCAGAGCTCACGTGGGCGCTATACCAGTCAGGGACTTGTTGAGCCACAGGGAAGgtattttatcattaagTGAAGATTCACTTCATTTTTCTAATAGAAGAGGTGTAACTATGTTTAACCTTACTAGTATTGACATTGCAACGTTTAGTGGATTGAAGGCAATGTGTTATTCCTCACAGGAAAAACAACACAAACTGTACTGTGCAGGGGAAAATACCTCTACGGGTATCACTTGTGTGGACCTTAAGAAGGGACAATTTGAGAATGTGGTCTATTACAATTCCAAAGTAAAACTTTTGGCGTCTAATAATAAGCTTATCTGTGTTGGGAAACAATCCGGTTCTGTCGATTTGTTAGATCCAAACTCTAACCAAATTGtcaaatcattttcagCTCATTCATCTACCATATCAGGAATGGATATTCGTGACTATACTCTTGTCACCGTCGGAAAATCTGAAAGATTTTCGAATCAATATGCTGACCCATTTGTTAACGTTTACgatttaagaaatatgaaACAACTACCAccaatatcattttcaaaaggGACAACCATGGGTTCAGGGGGTGCAGAATTTGTTCAACTTCATCCATTGTTACCCACGGTCATGATAGTTGCTACTGAGAATGGATCATTTGACTTTATTGATCTTTCGAACCCAACATTAAGAAAACAATACGTTCACCCATGTCAATCAATGAAGCAACTAACTCTCTCACCTAATGGTGATCATTTGGCTATTCTGGAATCCAATAATTGTCTAAGTACTTGGTCTAGATCTCCAAccaattcaaatttcaCGAATATGCCAGATATCTTGGAATTCCCAGACTTTGCAGATGATGGAATTCAGGGCCCAGTTTCAATCGATGATTATGACTATCCATTAAGTAGTGTTGGATTACCCTATTACCACGAAAAATTATTGTCTGCCTGGCCTCGTACAATCTTTAAGAGTCCTGGAACAATCCCTCAAAGACAAATTGATATGGTCAACTCAATCGATAACAACCACACATTAATCCTAAATAAATTACCATCCAATTCTCCACTTGCAAGCCTGGCGTCAGAAAAATTCCCCTTCTATCGTTatgataaaaataaattcgGTCACAGAAACGTTATGGAGAAGTATGTTTCTCAGTATGATCTAAGAAAAAGGTTAACTTCTGATATGAAGCCAGAAGAATTATTGAGATATAAGGCAGTCAATGAATCGGAAATCCCACCAGCATTCGCCAGATTACCGTCGACATATGGCCGTTTTGGATCTACGAGTTTCGATTTCGAGGCCTTTAATAAATCACCCTTCTCTGGATTGGATAAAGACGTTGATAATTCTTATACCAATGCCATCTTACAAGTTTACAGATTTGTTCCCgaaatttataattttgTGGTAGGTTGCCTAAAGGATGAAAATCTTGACAGGACTTCTTTATTATCTGACCTTGGTTACTTATATGATATGATGGCTAGGTCAAAGGGAAACATTTGCAGTTCATCGAATTTTCAAGTTTCATTGAACTCTAATGAAGAAGCATCTGAACTGAATTTAACTCAAGATAGTAACTTTAAGAATGCACCtaacaaaattgaaaataatattccatcTTTAGACCATTTACAAATTAATCAAgacaataataaattgaaagaaaattacGAAAAGCTACAGAAATCGTTGTCTCAGAGattcaatgattttttcCTAGGACAATTGATTCGagatgaaaaggaaagCACCGGTCATAATATTGCCTTAGAACAATGCTTTGGCTTCCATTTAGAAACAAACGTTAATGCGTCTTGTAAGGATTACCCAAGGCAACTTACTGTTATTCCTACTCTGACCGTATTATCACCGACAAGGAATGGAGTGAAACAGAATAACAAAAAGCTAAATAACCAACCGATTTTATCATATATCGAGACGTCtatgaaaagaataaaatatatcaaCAGCTGTTGTGATACTTGTCACAAACAAGAGATTGTGGAATATGAAAGGACTATCAAGAACTTACCACCTGTATTATCATTGGAACTTGTTTTAACAAAGTCAGAATGGTCTACTGTAAAAACGATTAAGAATTGGTTATCCAAAGAATTCTATGCCACCATGCTAAAAGATAAAGCTATAGTAAGATCATCTCCAAACGACATTAAATCCACAAATCAAATCTTCAAGTATGAATTGAATGGTTATGTGGCAAGAATAAATGAATCTAACAATGAAACAAGACTAGTAACCTATGTCAGAATCTTTGATTCCAAGacaaattcattcaagTGGTATATGTTCAATGATTACTTAGTAGTAGAAGTCGACGAAGCTGATGCGTTGAATATTTCAGCCTGGTGGAAAACACCTGAGATAATCATATATTGTGATGCAGAGGAATTACGTAAaccatttttttcagtGGATACATACTCAATTAACTACGACATCCTATACAGGGACCATTTTGCGAAAGGTGTTAAAGATAATGTTCGTACCGAATACAAATTACTTTCAAAAGCGGAAGCCCCTAAACCCGGAACTTTAATTGCCATTGATGCAGAATTCGTCATTctaaataatgaattgagTGAAATTGATTGTAAAGGTGTTAAGACTATAGTAAGGGCCAAAAAAATTGCACTGGCTAGAATTTCTGTTATTAGAGGTGAAATAGGAGAAATGTTTGGTGTTCCCTTTATTGATGATTATGTTGTCAATAATAACCACATTGAGGATTATTTGACACGTTATAGTGGTATTCACCCTGGGGACTTGTGCCCAGAAACCAGTTCAAGGCCCTTAGTTACCAGAGAAGTAATCTATAGAAAAATTTGGTTACTTATGCAATTAGGGTGTGTCTTTGTTGGTCACGGACTTTACAATGATTTTAAGAATATAAATATCAATGTTCCAAAAACTCAAATTAGAGATACTGCAATCTATTTCTTACAAGGCAAAAGGtttctttcattaagaTATTTGGCATTTGTACTATTGGGGCTTAATATTCAAGAGGGTGATCAtgattccattgaagaCGCACACACAGCTTTGATTCTTTATCgaaaatatttagatttgaaagagaagGGTGCATTAGAGAAAACGATAGAAAACTTATATGAGGAGGGGCGTGCTTCCAATTATAAAGTACCAGAGAATATGGCAAAGAGTAGTACCATTCAATaa